A stretch of the Massilia varians genome encodes the following:
- a CDS encoding YihY/virulence factor BrkB family protein, protein MAIKKWLPYSRELVHVMRCAVMEWLDHRASSKGAALAFYTLFSLAPVLVLVIAVAGLFYGTEAAQGQLLDQLRGLVGPQGAETIQAILAGAQNKESGRFATIVATVLLLVGATTVFSELKDSLDEIWDVPPPKESGVWNLVRTRLLSFGLILVLGFLLMVSLVVSAALAVVEKYIGGMWKEAAVVMGWVAWAVSFLVIATLFGVIYKLLPRVKLSWHDVTIGALGTAAMFTLGKFGIGLYIGNSGTTDSFGAAGSLIALLLWVYYSAQIFFLGAEFARQYALKMGSLKHKPPHETGDKKKEEAPEPTVVWKNGRAG, encoded by the coding sequence ATGGCTATCAAAAAATGGCTGCCGTATTCGCGTGAGCTGGTCCACGTGATGCGCTGCGCGGTAATGGAATGGCTCGATCATCGCGCCTCGAGCAAGGGCGCGGCGCTGGCCTTCTATACCCTGTTCTCGCTGGCGCCGGTGCTGGTGCTGGTCATCGCCGTCGCCGGCCTCTTCTACGGCACCGAAGCCGCCCAGGGCCAGCTCCTGGACCAGTTGCGCGGTCTGGTCGGACCGCAGGGGGCGGAGACGATCCAGGCCATCCTGGCCGGGGCGCAGAACAAGGAAAGCGGGCGCTTTGCGACCATCGTCGCCACCGTGCTGCTGCTGGTCGGCGCGACCACCGTGTTTTCCGAGCTGAAGGACAGCCTGGACGAGATCTGGGATGTGCCACCGCCGAAGGAATCCGGCGTCTGGAACCTGGTGCGCACCCGGCTGCTCTCCTTCGGCCTGATCCTGGTGCTGGGCTTCCTGCTGATGGTGTCGCTGGTCGTCAGCGCGGCGCTGGCCGTCGTCGAAAAGTATATCGGCGGCATGTGGAAGGAAGCCGCCGTGGTCATGGGCTGGGTCGCCTGGGCCGTCAGCTTCCTGGTCATCGCCACCCTGTTCGGGGTGATCTACAAGCTGCTGCCGCGCGTCAAGCTGTCCTGGCACGACGTCACCATCGGCGCCCTGGGCACGGCTGCGATGTTCACGCTCGGCAAATTCGGCATTGGCCTATATATCGGCAACAGCGGCACCACGGACAGCTTCGGCGCCGCCGGCTCGCTGATCGCCCTGCTGCTGTGGGTGTATTACTCGGCGCAGATCTTCTTCCTGGGCGCCGAGTTCGCGCGCCAGTATGCGCTCAAGATGGGCAGCCTGAAGCACAAGCCGCCGCATGAGACCGGGGACAAGAAAAAGGAAGAGGCGCCGGAACCGACGGTCGTCTGGAAGAACGGGCGCGCGGGGTAA
- a CDS encoding OmpA family protein yields MNNTKKIALAAALLCATGSSMAQEVINPSWYIQPSAVLAKPDKRMGVADRDWGGGLKFGKAVNEMWDIQFGGSHVRFEDGPARYRQTLLGADALLMFSRKELRPFVLLGLGVERDKVENPLRNVHKTSPYLTAGLGFQASLTPQWSMQFDVRAVRGFLRDHEQFGVRRINNKYMTIGLNYAFNPPLAPPAPPPAPAPVVEAPAPAPAPVAPPPPPPRFEKVTLEATKLFEFDKYDLIMPSPKLDEIAAALQADPSVTDVDITGYTDRLGSEKYNLKLSERRANTVRDYLISKGVDGNRLKAYGKGEANPLVQCNQRKRKELIDCLEPNRRVEVEQITVEKRVQ; encoded by the coding sequence GTGAATAATACGAAGAAGATCGCCCTGGCCGCCGCCCTCCTGTGCGCGACCGGCAGCTCCATGGCCCAAGAAGTCATCAATCCGTCGTGGTACATCCAGCCGAGCGCGGTCCTGGCCAAGCCGGACAAGCGCATGGGCGTGGCGGACCGTGACTGGGGTGGCGGGTTGAAGTTCGGTAAGGCCGTAAACGAGATGTGGGACATCCAGTTCGGCGGCAGCCACGTGCGTTTCGAGGACGGACCGGCGCGCTACCGCCAGACACTGCTGGGCGCGGACGCGCTGCTGATGTTCTCGCGCAAGGAACTGCGTCCCTTCGTGCTGCTCGGCCTGGGCGTCGAACGCGACAAAGTGGAGAACCCGCTGCGCAACGTCCACAAGACTTCGCCTTACCTGACCGCAGGCCTTGGCTTCCAGGCATCGCTCACGCCGCAATGGTCGATGCAGTTCGACGTGCGCGCCGTGCGCGGCTTCCTGCGCGACCACGAGCAGTTCGGAGTGCGCCGCATCAACAACAAGTACATGACCATCGGCCTGAACTACGCCTTCAACCCGCCGCTTGCACCGCCGGCGCCGCCGCCTGCACCGGCTCCGGTGGTGGAAGCCCCGGCCCCGGCACCGGCACCGGTCGCTCCGCCGCCGCCGCCGCCGCGCTTCGAGAAGGTCACCCTCGAAGCCACCAAGCTGTTCGAGTTCGACAAGTACGACCTGATCATGCCGTCGCCGAAGCTGGACGAAATCGCCGCCGCCCTGCAGGCCGATCCGAGCGTCACCGACGTCGACATCACCGGCTACACCGACCGCCTGGGCTCGGAAAAATACAACCTGAAGCTGTCCGAGCGCCGCGCCAATACCGTGCGCGACTACCTGATCAGCAAGGGCGTGGACGGTAACCGCCTGAAAGCCTACGGCAAGGGCGAAGCCAACCCGCTGGTTCAGTGCAACCAGCGCAAGCGCAAGGAACTGATCGATTGCCTGGAGCCGAACCGCCGCGTCGAGGTCGAGCAGATCACCGTCGAGAAGCGCGTTCAGTAA
- a CDS encoding BON domain-containing protein, with protein MKIAQRLVTAAFTAAVAITAVGCTSNPTAKTAGEYVDDAMITTKVKAAFAADPTVKATEVNVETYKGDVQLSGFVAEPGDAQRAVEIARGVKGVTSVKNDIRVK; from the coding sequence ATGAAAATTGCACAACGCCTCGTCACCGCCGCCTTCACTGCCGCCGTCGCCATCACCGCCGTGGGTTGCACCTCGAACCCGACCGCGAAAACCGCGGGCGAGTACGTCGACGACGCCATGATCACCACCAAGGTCAAGGCCGCCTTCGCCGCCGACCCGACCGTCAAGGCGACCGAAGTGAACGTCGAAACCTACAAGGGCGACGTCCAGCTGTCGGGCTTCGTGGCCGAGCCGGGCGACGCACAGCGCGCCGTGGAAATCGCGCGCGGCGTCAAAGGTGTAACCTCCGTAAAGAACGACATCCGCGTCAAGTAA
- a CDS encoding ISL3 family transposase has product MSSVPFWEGHIVDTVQEQEDGSLLIVLDTCPARDAVCGACHQPCALVHERRRRKVRDRDVLDKRVWLDVPVRRLDCHHCNARVAEHIVWLDRRARITHRVRLWVEALAQLLPIAHIARLTGLHWHTIKEIDHRRLKQLHGDFSAVGVRRLVMDEFALHKGHRYATVAMDAERMRVLWVGEGNSREAIRPFFELLGEQGCQRIEAVAMDMNTAMDLEVRQQCPNAEVVYDLFHVVARFGREVVDRVRVDQANTLRAEPKARQVIKRSRWLLLRNRDNLKAEQAVKLEELLAANQPLATVYLLKTELKEIWYAPSVREGARRWKAWLKLALESHITPLIQFAKRLAKYRRGILASAIYPMNSSILEGVNNRIKVIKRMAYGFRDASYFFLKIKDAFPGKTR; this is encoded by the coding sequence GAAGGCCATATTGTCGACACCGTCCAAGAACAAGAAGACGGATCACTGTTAATCGTTCTCGATACCTGCCCGGCAAGGGATGCTGTGTGCGGAGCGTGCCACCAGCCTTGCGCCCTGGTGCATGAGCGCCGAAGGCGTAAGGTGCGCGATCGCGACGTTCTGGACAAGCGCGTCTGGCTCGATGTGCCGGTACGGCGGCTGGACTGCCATCACTGCAATGCACGAGTGGCCGAGCACATTGTTTGGCTCGACCGCCGGGCGCGCATCACGCACCGCGTGCGTCTGTGGGTCGAGGCGCTGGCGCAGTTGCTGCCCATAGCCCATATAGCCCGGTTGACCGGGCTGCACTGGCATACCATCAAAGAGATTGATCATCGGCGACTAAAGCAGCTGCACGGCGACTTCTCGGCGGTGGGCGTACGCCGCTTGGTCATGGACGAATTTGCCCTGCACAAGGGCCATCGCTACGCTACCGTGGCCATGGATGCCGAGCGTATGCGCGTCTTGTGGGTTGGGGAAGGCAACAGCCGGGAAGCGATCCGGCCATTCTTTGAGCTGCTGGGCGAGCAAGGCTGCCAGCGAATCGAGGCGGTGGCCATGGATATGAACACGGCCATGGACCTTGAAGTGCGTCAGCAATGTCCAAACGCGGAGGTGGTCTACGATTTGTTTCATGTCGTGGCCCGCTTCGGCCGCGAAGTCGTCGACCGGGTGCGCGTCGATCAAGCCAATACGTTACGGGCCGAACCAAAAGCGCGCCAGGTCATCAAGCGTAGCCGCTGGCTGTTACTACGCAACCGCGACAACCTCAAGGCCGAACAGGCCGTCAAGCTTGAAGAACTGCTCGCCGCCAATCAGCCGCTGGCAACGGTCTACCTGCTCAAGACCGAACTGAAAGAGATCTGGTATGCGCCATCGGTCCGGGAAGGTGCTCGTCGATGGAAGGCTTGGCTCAAACTCGCCTTGGAAAGCCATATCACACCGCTGATCCAGTTTGCCAAACGGCTGGCCAAGTACCGGCGCGGCATTCTGGCTTCGGCCATCTATCCGATGAACTCATCGATCCTGGAAGGCGTCAACAACCGCATCAAAGTCATCAAGCGCATGGCCTACGGATTTCGGGATGCATCCTACTTCTTCCTGAAAATCAAGGATGCGTTTCCCGGCAAAACGCGATGA
- a CDS encoding VOC family protein, which produces MIQGLRTVIYPVTNLAEAAAWYEQVLGKAPYFSEVFYVGFEVGGFELGLVPDGQPGSAGATAYWGSQDIEAEVARLAALGAIVDAPVEDVGGGIRVATVRDPYGNLFGVIQNPHFNPAKVE; this is translated from the coding sequence ATGATCCAGGGATTGCGCACCGTAATTTACCCCGTCACCAACCTGGCGGAGGCCGCCGCCTGGTACGAGCAGGTCCTGGGCAAGGCGCCCTACTTCAGTGAAGTCTTCTACGTCGGCTTCGAGGTGGGCGGTTTCGAGCTGGGCCTGGTTCCCGACGGCCAGCCGGGCAGCGCCGGCGCCACCGCCTACTGGGGCAGCCAGGACATCGAGGCCGAAGTCGCACGCCTGGCGGCCCTGGGCGCCATCGTCGACGCGCCGGTCGAGGATGTCGGCGGCGGCATCCGCGTCGCCACCGTGCGCGATCCCTACGGCAACCTGTTCGGCGTGATCCAGAACCCGCATTTCAACCCCGCCAAAGTCGAATAA
- a CDS encoding glutathione peroxidase, with the protein MPSTLPTPESLQGRPVPRVNFKARPNDQWQDVSTDELFKGKTVVVFSLPGAFTPTCSSTHLPRYNELAPTLRENGVDDIVCIAVNDAFVMNQWKTGQDAGNITLIPDGNGDFTEGMGMLVDKRDLGFGMRSWRYAMLVKDGIIDKIFIEPEREGDPFEVSDADTMLSYINPNAKIPEPVVMFSRPGCPHCARAKAALRENDIVFTDISEDQKITTSVLRGLTGRLTWPQVFVGGRLIGGADEVLAWVASSREA; encoded by the coding sequence ATGCCAAGCACTTTACCGACTCCGGAGTCCCTGCAGGGCAGGCCGGTCCCGCGCGTGAACTTCAAGGCGCGCCCCAATGACCAATGGCAGGACGTCAGCACGGACGAGCTGTTCAAGGGCAAAACCGTGGTCGTGTTCTCCCTGCCCGGCGCCTTCACGCCCACCTGTTCCTCGACCCACCTGCCGCGCTACAACGAGCTGGCGCCGACCCTGCGCGAGAACGGCGTCGACGACATCGTCTGCATCGCCGTCAACGACGCCTTCGTGATGAACCAGTGGAAGACCGGGCAGGATGCCGGCAACATTACCCTGATCCCGGACGGCAACGGCGACTTCACCGAGGGCATGGGCATGCTGGTCGACAAGCGCGACCTGGGGTTCGGCATGCGTTCCTGGCGCTACGCAATGCTGGTCAAGGACGGCATAATCGACAAAATCTTCATCGAGCCGGAGCGCGAAGGCGACCCGTTCGAGGTGTCGGACGCCGATACAATGCTGAGCTACATCAACCCGAATGCGAAGATTCCCGAGCCGGTGGTGATGTTCTCGCGTCCCGGCTGCCCGCATTGTGCGCGCGCCAAGGCCGCCTTGCGCGAGAATGACATCGTATTCACCGATATTTCGGAAGACCAGAAAATCACGACGAGCGTGCTGCGCGGCCTGACCGGCCGTCTCACCTGGCCGCAGGTATTCGTGGGCGGCAGGCTGATCGGCGGCGCCGACGAGGTGCTGGCCTGGGTCGCATCTTCACGGGAAGCCTGA
- a CDS encoding zinc-dependent peptidase, whose translation MEGIIAGLIGAGLLAAWLLPKLRLRRALARPLAPDLLAILERNLAQYARMDADQQRRLQRLVQQFLHEKAFVGCAGLEVTDEMRVTIAAQACMLVLGRMGEASPANLYPSLHAVLVYPGAFLVPRREVDAAGVVTEQRQDLLGESWGDGRVILSWDHVRRAGAGAADGPPDLHNVVLHEFAHQLDSESGSTNGAPYLGSTERYRSWSEVLSRNYAALRRDAMWGQRGVLDHYGASSPAEFFAVATESFFEQPWELCVRHPDLYEEFLKYFRVDPRDWVAEPQPVFEDPFGHGVVYGQWR comes from the coding sequence ATGGAAGGCATCATCGCCGGCCTCATCGGGGCCGGACTGCTGGCGGCATGGCTGCTGCCGAAGCTGCGCCTGCGCCGCGCCCTGGCGCGCCCGCTGGCGCCGGACCTGCTCGCCATCCTGGAGCGTAACCTGGCCCAGTATGCCCGCATGGACGCGGATCAGCAGCGGCGCCTGCAGCGCCTGGTCCAGCAGTTCCTGCACGAGAAGGCCTTCGTCGGCTGCGCTGGCCTCGAGGTGACGGACGAGATGCGCGTGACCATTGCGGCCCAGGCTTGCATGCTGGTGCTGGGACGGATGGGCGAGGCCAGCCCGGCCAACCTGTACCCGTCGCTGCACGCGGTGCTGGTCTATCCCGGCGCCTTCCTGGTGCCGCGCCGCGAGGTCGATGCCGCCGGCGTCGTCACCGAGCAGCGCCAGGACCTGCTGGGCGAGTCCTGGGGCGACGGCCGCGTGATCCTGTCCTGGGACCATGTGCGCCGCGCCGGCGCGGGTGCGGCCGACGGGCCGCCGGACCTCCACAATGTCGTCCTGCACGAATTCGCCCACCAGCTCGACAGCGAATCGGGCAGCACCAATGGCGCGCCCTACCTGGGCAGTACCGAGCGCTATCGCAGCTGGTCGGAGGTTCTGTCGCGCAACTATGCGGCCTTGCGGCGCGATGCGATGTGGGGCCAGCGCGGCGTGCTCGACCATTACGGCGCCAGCAGCCCGGCCGAGTTCTTCGCGGTGGCGACCGAAAGCTTTTTCGAGCAGCCGTGGGAACTGTGCGTGCGTCACCCGGACCTGTACGAGGAATTCCTCAAGTACTTCCGCGTCGATCCGCGCGACTGGGTGGCCGAGCCGCAGCCGGTGTTCGAGGACCCCTTCGGGCATGGCGTCGTCTACGGGCAGTGGCGCTAG
- a CDS encoding glycine zipper 2TM domain-containing protein produces the protein MKATRTLAVAVLASTALLTGCASTSSNPYASNNGYNSGYNNVSMGYGTIESIQVVQGENRTSGAGAILGGVVGALAGNQVGSGSGRTAATVAGGVAGAAIGNNVERNRQAGGGTEMYQINVRMDNGEYRAVNQDSVYDLRVGNRVRIVDGRVYRY, from the coding sequence ATGAAAGCAACCCGTACTCTTGCTGTTGCCGTGCTGGCTTCCACCGCCCTCCTTACCGGCTGCGCCAGTACCTCGTCGAACCCGTACGCGTCGAACAACGGCTACAACAGCGGCTACAACAACGTTTCGATGGGCTATGGCACGATCGAGTCGATCCAGGTGGTCCAGGGCGAGAACCGCACCAGCGGCGCCGGCGCGATCCTGGGCGGCGTGGTCGGCGCGCTGGCCGGCAACCAGGTCGGCAGCGGCAGCGGCCGGACCGCGGCGACCGTTGCCGGCGGCGTCGCCGGCGCGGCGATCGGCAACAATGTCGAGCGCAACCGCCAGGCCGGCGGCGGCACCGAGATGTATCAGATCAATGTGCGCATGGATAACGGCGAGTACCGCGCCGTGAACCAGGACAGCGTCTACGACCTGCGCGTGGGCAACCGCGTGCGCATCGTCGACGGCCGTGTCTATCGCTACTGA
- a CDS encoding winged helix-turn-helix domain-containing protein → MHATTHHNAVQGDIGAVHTSSNSALIERVPPQPTERAPISLAPIERVRSTSATQRRIENMQKLINELSTHEMLADEIAWFLKFSPSGARKYIRDLREAGVIELARYIEGTATYLGKAVYQICPDQERVKAFLAAICQPKREGAAPRKERPGLREQNMAGSGRHFHILADDTHYAIRVNRSPVTRDPLVAALFGPAPSQTAK, encoded by the coding sequence ATGCATGCAACGACCCATCACAACGCGGTGCAAGGCGACATCGGCGCAGTGCACACTTCCAGCAATTCTGCGCTGATCGAACGCGTTCCCCCGCAACCGACCGAGCGCGCGCCGATCTCCCTGGCGCCCATCGAACGCGTCCGTTCGACCTCGGCCACCCAGCGCCGGATCGAAAACATGCAGAAACTGATCAACGAACTGTCGACCCATGAAATGCTGGCCGACGAAATCGCATGGTTCCTGAAATTCTCGCCGTCGGGCGCACGCAAGTACATCCGTGACCTGCGCGAAGCCGGCGTCATCGAGCTGGCACGCTACATCGAGGGCACCGCCACCTATCTGGGCAAGGCCGTGTACCAGATCTGCCCGGACCAGGAGCGCGTGAAGGCCTTCCTGGCCGCGATCTGCCAGCCGAAGCGCGAAGGCGCCGCCCCGCGCAAGGAGCGTCCGGGCCTGCGCGAGCAGAACATGGCCGGCAGCGGCCGCCACTTCCACATCCTGGCGGACGACACCCATTACGCGATCCGCGTGAACCGCAGCCCGGTCACCCGCGATCCGCTGGTGGCAGCCCTGTTCGGTCCGGCTCCGAGCCAGACCGCCAAGTAA
- a CDS encoding MarR family winged helix-turn-helix transcriptional regulator produces the protein MNDTLPAADTAADLDSPTSEFCLRMARAWAALSRRLDSSLGSLHGISFADYQLLLSLQRAPGGRLRRVDLAEKLGLTASGVTRSLLPLEKIGLVGRQSDPRDARVGYAIITPTGSELVMNAGVVVHNVSRMLLGAPSREQIASTSALLAQLGGQ, from the coding sequence ATGAACGATACCCTCCCCGCTGCCGATACCGCTGCCGACCTCGACAGCCCCACCAGCGAGTTCTGCCTGCGCATGGCCCGTGCCTGGGCGGCACTGTCGCGACGCCTCGACAGTTCGCTCGGCAGCCTGCATGGCATCAGTTTTGCCGACTACCAATTGCTGCTGAGCTTGCAACGCGCCCCGGGTGGCCGGTTGCGCCGGGTCGACCTGGCCGAGAAACTGGGCCTGACGGCGTCGGGCGTGACCCGCTCGCTGCTGCCGCTGGAAAAGATCGGCCTGGTCGGCCGCCAGAGCGATCCGCGCGACGCCCGTGTCGGCTACGCCATCATCACGCCCACCGGCAGCGAGCTGGTGATGAACGCCGGCGTGGTGGTGCACAACGTCAGCCGCATGCTGCTCGGTGCGCCGTCGCGCGAGCAGATCGCGTCGACCTCGGCCCTGCTGGCCCAGCTGGGCGGCCAGTAA
- a CDS encoding 3-oxoacyl-ACP reductase family protein, with protein sequence MSKRVALVTGGMGGLGTALCRRLHLDGFTVAATFSPSSHQHVEWMASHRRDGMEFIAIEADVADFEGAGRAVQRLLEHAGRIDVLVNNAGVARDRSMCRMGLDDWHAVMGVNLDGAFNMARHTIDTMVAQRWGRIVNIGAASAQQGALNQANYAAAKAGLHGLTKALALESARHGVTVNTVSPGYLDTRSSRDVAPQVLHERILPRIPVGRLGQPGEVAAMVSWLVSDAAGFVTGAYLAINGGQHMC encoded by the coding sequence ATGAGCAAACGTGTCGCCCTCGTCACCGGGGGCATGGGCGGACTCGGCACGGCCTTGTGCCGCCGCCTGCATCTCGACGGTTTCACCGTCGCCGCCACCTTTTCGCCATCCAGCCACCAGCACGTCGAGTGGATGGCCAGCCACCGCCGCGACGGCATGGAATTCATTGCCATCGAGGCCGACGTGGCCGACTTCGAGGGTGCGGGCCGCGCCGTCCAGCGCCTGCTCGAGCATGCCGGCCGTATCGACGTCCTAGTCAACAATGCCGGCGTGGCGCGTGACCGCAGCATGTGCAGGATGGGCCTGGACGACTGGCATGCGGTGATGGGCGTCAATCTCGACGGCGCTTTCAACATGGCGCGCCATACGATCGACACAATGGTCGCGCAGCGCTGGGGGCGCATCGTCAACATCGGCGCCGCCAGCGCACAGCAGGGGGCGCTGAACCAGGCCAACTATGCCGCCGCCAAGGCCGGCCTGCACGGCCTGACCAAGGCCCTGGCGCTGGAGTCGGCGCGCCACGGCGTTACCGTCAACACGGTGTCGCCGGGCTATCTCGACACGCGATCGTCGCGCGATGTGGCGCCGCAGGTGCTGCACGAGCGCATCCTGCCGCGGATTCCGGTCGGCCGGCTGGGCCAGCCCGGCGAAGTAGCGGCCATGGTGTCCTGGCTGGTGTCGGACGCGGCGGGTTTCGTCACCGGCGCCTACCTGGCGATCAATGGCGGGCAGCACATGTGCTGA
- a CDS encoding AI-2E family transporter, with translation MQLAPSEPVEPAANAPDNAAPAAPAPASSGPGAEPGPAGDELTTNVGGLRLPIHVNARGLSLGIIATIASLFALQWAQKFFVPLLLGIFIAYTLNPVVRWLERWHVKRVIGATLVTALIMGALGGTLYRLQGEFFNIIDELPTLTTKVTKILTNSTGQRSTIQQVQAAAAEIERAASSATGGDERRAIQKRTQSVPPVPAAGGGIRVMDWVLAGSIGLATFLSQATMVVFLVFFLLLAGDTFKRKLVKLTGPSLTRKKVTVHILDDMNNAIQMYMFMLLVTNVLLALLTWAALRAIGLENAGAWAAFAGVAHVIPYFGPLLITIATGAVAFFQFESLRMVILVAGASLGIATLVGMVVTTWMTGKIAKMNPAAVFVSLLFWGWLWGMWGLLLGVPVVVVLKVVAERVEGMEALAELLGE, from the coding sequence ATGCAGCTCGCACCATCCGAACCTGTCGAACCAGCTGCAAACGCACCCGACAATGCCGCCCCGGCGGCGCCGGCTCCCGCTTCTTCGGGACCAGGCGCCGAGCCCGGCCCTGCAGGCGACGAGCTCACGACGAACGTGGGCGGCCTGCGGTTGCCGATCCACGTCAATGCCCGCGGGCTCTCGCTGGGCATCATCGCCACCATCGCCAGCCTGTTCGCGCTCCAGTGGGCGCAAAAATTCTTCGTGCCGCTCCTGCTCGGCATCTTCATCGCCTACACCCTCAATCCGGTCGTGCGCTGGCTCGAACGCTGGCACGTCAAGCGCGTCATCGGCGCCACCCTGGTCACCGCGCTCATCATGGGCGCCCTGGGCGGCACCCTGTACCGGCTGCAGGGCGAATTCTTCAACATCATCGACGAGCTGCCGACCCTGACGACCAAGGTCACCAAAATACTGACCAACAGCACCGGCCAGCGCTCGACCATCCAGCAGGTGCAGGCGGCAGCGGCCGAGATCGAGCGCGCCGCCTCCAGCGCCACCGGCGGCGACGAGCGCCGCGCGATCCAGAAGCGCACCCAGTCGGTCCCGCCCGTGCCCGCGGCGGGCGGCGGCATTCGGGTGATGGACTGGGTGCTGGCCGGCTCGATCGGCCTGGCCACCTTCCTGTCGCAGGCGACCATGGTGGTGTTCCTGGTGTTCTTCCTGCTGCTCGCGGGCGACACCTTCAAGCGCAAGCTGGTCAAGCTTACCGGGCCTTCGCTGACGCGCAAAAAAGTGACCGTCCACATCCTGGACGACATGAACAATGCCATCCAGATGTACATGTTCATGCTCCTGGTGACCAACGTGCTGCTGGCGCTGCTGACCTGGGCGGCGCTGCGCGCGATCGGGCTCGAGAATGCCGGCGCCTGGGCGGCCTTTGCCGGCGTCGCCCACGTGATTCCGTATTTCGGGCCGCTCCTGATCACCATCGCGACCGGCGCAGTGGCCTTCTTCCAGTTCGAATCGCTGCGCATGGTGATCCTGGTGGCGGGTGCCTCGCTGGGCATCGCGACCCTGGTCGGCATGGTCGTGACGACCTGGATGACCGGCAAGATCGCCAAGATGAACCCGGCGGCCGTGTTCGTGAGCCTGCTGTTCTGGGGCTGGCTGTGGGGGATGTGGGGCCTGCTGCTCGGCGTGCCGGTGGTGGTGGTGCTGAAGGTGGTGGCCGAGCGGGTCGAGGGCATGGAAGCGCTGGCGGAACTGCTGGGGGAGTAA
- the hyi gene encoding hydroxypyruvate isomerase has protein sequence MPRFAANLSLLFNELPFLDRFAAARAAGFDAVEFQFPYAFEARQIAARLQRYGLELVLHNLPAGDWTAGERGLACDPRRSAEFQDSVGLALDYALELGVRRLHCLAGRLPPNLSHERAHAAYVANLRHAAARCREHGIALLIEPINDRDIPGYFLTGTRQAVAVIDEVGAPNLGLQYDIYHMQRMEGELAETIRRHLPLIRHVQLADVPGRHQPGTGEINFPFLFRLLDGLGYEGWVGCEYLPQGHTQASFGWLEDERKTYAARLDRR, from the coding sequence ATGCCGAGATTTGCCGCCAACCTGAGCCTGCTGTTCAACGAGCTCCCCTTCCTCGACCGCTTTGCCGCCGCGCGCGCCGCCGGCTTCGATGCGGTCGAGTTCCAGTTTCCCTATGCCTTCGAAGCGCGGCAGATCGCCGCGCGCCTGCAGCGCTACGGCCTGGAGCTGGTGCTGCACAATTTGCCGGCAGGCGACTGGACCGCGGGCGAGCGCGGCCTGGCCTGCGATCCGCGCCGCAGCGCCGAGTTCCAGGACAGTGTCGGCCTGGCGCTCGACTACGCGCTCGAGCTGGGCGTGCGCCGCCTGCACTGCCTGGCCGGCAGGCTGCCGCCAAACCTCAGCCATGAACGGGCCCACGCCGCCTATGTCGCCAACCTGCGCCATGCGGCGGCGCGCTGCCGGGAACACGGCATCGCCCTGCTGATCGAGCCGATCAACGACCGCGACATCCCCGGCTACTTCCTCACCGGGACGCGCCAGGCGGTGGCCGTCATCGACGAAGTCGGCGCCCCCAACCTGGGCCTGCAATACGACATCTACCACATGCAGCGGATGGAGGGCGAGCTGGCGGAAACGATCCGCCGCCACTTACCCCTGATCCGGCACGTCCAGCTGGCCGACGTGCCGGGCCGCCACCAGCCAGGCACCGGCGAGATCAATTTCCCCTTCCTGTTCCGCCTGCTGGACGGACTCGGCTACGAAGGATGGGTCGGCTGCGAATACCTGCCGCAGGGACACACGCAAGCCTCGTTCGGCTGGCTGGAGGACGAACGCAAGACCTATGCAGCCCGGCTGGACAGGCGTTGA